Proteins from a genomic interval of Zingiber officinale cultivar Zhangliang chromosome 1B, Zo_v1.1, whole genome shotgun sequence:
- the LOC121971941 gene encoding phosphatidylinositol/phosphatidylcholine transfer protein SFH13-like, translating into MSDFVGGPLNYEQRKERKSDAENSEEERQRTRMGALKKKALNASCRFTHSLKKRRRRRVDFRVPSVSIEDVRDAEEERAVYSFRQQLIAKNLLPNRHDDYHTLLRFLKARKFDLEKATHMWAEMLQWRKEFGTDTILENFEFEELDRVLRCYPHGYHGVDKEGRPVYIERLGKVEPNKLMHITTIERYLKYHVQEFERALAEKFPACSIAAKRHIHSSTTILDVQGVGLKNFSKTARDLLLNMQKIDGDYYPETLHQMFIVNAGHGFKLLWNTVKGFLDPKTTSKIHVLGTKYQSRLLEAIHSSELPEFLGGTCTCYYDGGCLRSNKGPWKDPVIVKLVQGVDADHLMESRHKYDGEKISIPRNRLNSLKERDSDTSAAESVSEVDDLGSPVISTSAEDTLVRKEVGEADLIAYHSCDEQFVTIDKIVDIGQAGSLLDVWTVRDLACGSANAVSTSLDSPNTIAERHNIKDNAGEGKLHTLARMSVAFLIKMLSFFPMLRSRQDSRSENIHLSSELDLSHKKYSTTATMIKDATAYMERLQRVESILNQLTNKPAEIPLDKERMILDSMDRIRCVEFDLQMANKVLQATMMKQMEMEATLEAMKDSIVNRRKFC; encoded by the exons ATGTCAG ATTTTGTTGGAGGCCCATTGAACTACGAgcagagaaaagaaagaaaatcagATGCGGAGAACTCTGAGGAGGAGAGACAGCGAACAAGAATGGGGGCCCTTAAGAAAAAAGCGTTGAATGCTTCTTGTAGATTCACTCACTCTTTAAAGAAACGAAGGAGAAGGAGAGTCGACTTCAGGGTGCCTTCGGTTTCAATCGAGGATGTGAGAGATGCTGAAGAGGAGCGAGCAGTGTACTCATTCCGGCAGCAACTCATTGCCAAGAACTTGCTGCCTAATAGACATGATGACTATCACACACTGCTCAG ATTTCTCAAGGCCAGAAAATTTGACTTGGAGAAAGCAACCCATATGTGGGCTGAGATGCTTCAATGGAGAAAAGAATTTGGAACTGACACAATTCTGGAG AACTTCGAATTTGAAGAACTCGATAGAGTCTTGCGCTGTTATCCACATGGATATCATGGAGTTGACAAGGAGGGTAGGCCAGTTTACATAGAGAGGCTTGGGAAGGTTGAGCCAAATAAGCTCATGCATATAACCACAATTGAGCGGTACTTAAAGTATCATGTGCAAGAATTTGAGAGAGCTCTGGCTGAGAAATTTCCTGCATGCTCTATTGCTGCCAAAAGACACATACATTCATCGACCACGATTTTGGATGTACAAGGCGTG GGCCTGAAGAATTTCAGCAAGACAGCCAGAGACCTGTTACTCAATATGCAAAAAATAGATGGTGATTATTATCCTGAG ACACTGCATCAAATGTTTATCGTTAATGCTGGCCATGGTTTCAAGCTTCTTTGGAATACTGTAAAAGGCTTTCTTGATCCCAAAACTACTTCAAAGATACAT GTTCTAGGAACCAAATATCAGAGTAGACTTCTTGAAGCAATTCATTCAAG TGAACTTCCTGAATTTCTTGGCGGTACATGTACATGCTATTATGATGGAGGATGTCTTAGATCTAATAAAGGACCTTGGAAAGATCCAGTCATAGTGAAG CTTGTGCAAGGTGTTGATGCAGACCACTTGATGGAAAGCAGACACAAATATGACGGAGAAAAAATTTCAATCCCTCGTAATAGGCTGAACTCTTTGAAG GAAAGAGATAGTGATACATCGGCGGCTGAATCAGTTTCTGAGGTTGATGATCTTGGTTCTCCTGTCATATCAACGTCCGCTGAGGATACTTTAGTTCGTAAAGAG GTTGGGGAGGCGGATTTGATCGCATATCATAGCTGTGATGAACAATTTGTCACGATCGATAAAATTGTTGATATTGGTCAAGCTGGATCCCTGCTTGATGTGTGGACAGTGCGAGATCTTGCATGTGGCTCTGCAAATGCAGTTTCAACTTCACTTG ATTCACCGAACACCATCGCTGAGAGGCACAACATCAAGGATAATGCAGGAGAAGGAAAGCTACACACTCTTGCAAGAATGTCGGTTGCATTTCTCATAAAAATGCTATCCTTCTTTCCTATGTTAAGGTCTAGACAGGATAGCAGATCGGAGAATATTCATCTGTCAAGCGAATTGGACTTGTCACATAAAAAGTACTCTACTACTGCAACCATGATCAAAGATGCTACTGCTTACATGGAGCGCCTTCAAAGGGTGGAGTCGATTTTAAATCAACTTACTAATAAGCCAGCCGAGATCCCTCTAGATAAAGAGCGCATGATATTGGATTCTATGGATAGGATAAGATGTGTTGAGTTTGATCTCCAAATGGCAAATAAA